A section of the Rhizobium sp. SSA_523 genome encodes:
- a CDS encoding thermonuclease family protein encodes MRPPRPRRTRRFARLKDLFLTFAFLLLLILLAARLSDPGPPDVHLPPFRVVDGDTLAAGDARLRLIGLDAPELSQTCRDAADREWACGREARAALARLLRGEGVLCRGTARDRYHRFLVECSVDGQSVNGAMVSQGFAVASGLPGFEREQKRAEAERRGIWQGRFERPRDFRARSAAAEEDEDGGRIWQAIRRIASLDWL; translated from the coding sequence ATGCGTCCGCCGCGACCTCGCCGAACCCGCCGCTTCGCAAGACTCAAGGATCTTTTCCTCACGTTCGCTTTTCTGCTGCTGCTGATCCTTCTGGCGGCGAGGCTCTCCGATCCCGGTCCGCCGGATGTCCATCTGCCGCCGTTCCGGGTGGTGGATGGCGATACGCTTGCGGCGGGAGACGCCAGGCTGCGCCTTATCGGCCTGGATGCGCCGGAACTGTCGCAGACCTGCCGCGATGCTGCCGACCGGGAATGGGCCTGTGGCCGCGAGGCGCGTGCAGCGCTCGCCCGGCTGCTGCGGGGAGAGGGCGTCCTGTGCCGCGGCACGGCACGCGACCGTTACCATCGGTTTCTGGTCGAATGCAGCGTTGACGGGCAGAGCGTAAACGGTGCAATGGTGAGCCAGGGTTTTGCCGTGGCGAGCGGCCTGCCGGGTTTCGAGCGCGAGCAGAAGCGCGCCGAGGCAGAGCGTCGCGGTATCTGGCAGGGCCGGTTCGAGCGACCGCGGGATTTCCGCGCCCGCTCGGCGGCAGCCGAAGAGGATGAAGACGGCGGGCGCATCTGGCAGGCGATCAGACGCATTGCATCGCTGGATTGGCTATGA
- a CDS encoding Lrp/AsnC family transcriptional regulator: MDRLDRKILRILQEDSTLAVADLAKKVGLSTTPCWRRIQKMEEDGVIRRRVALLDPVKVNTKVTVFVSIRTNSHSIEWLKRFSEVIAEFPEVVEFYRMSGDVDYLLRVVVPDIGAYDAFYKRMITRIEIRDVSSAFAMEQIKYTTELPLDYMMLDNQKAGED, encoded by the coding sequence ATGGACCGCCTCGACCGCAAGATCCTGCGTATTCTGCAGGAAGATTCAACGCTCGCCGTGGCTGACCTGGCCAAGAAGGTGGGTCTCTCCACCACGCCGTGCTGGCGTCGGATCCAGAAGATGGAAGAGGACGGCGTCATCCGCCGCCGGGTGGCCCTGCTCGACCCGGTCAAGGTCAACACCAAGGTCACGGTCTTCGTCTCGATCCGCACCAATAGCCACTCGATCGAATGGCTGAAGCGCTTTTCCGAAGTGATCGCGGAATTTCCGGAAGTGGTCGAATTCTACCGCATGAGCGGCGACGTGGATTACCTGCTGCGGGTCGTGGTGCCCGATATCGGGGCCTATGACGCCTTCTACAAGCGGATGATCACCCGCATCGAAATCCGCGACGTCTCCTCGGCTTTCGCCATGGAGCAGATCAAGTACACGACCGAACTGCCGCTCGATTACATGATGCTCGATAATCAGAAGGCCGGTGAGGACTGA
- a CDS encoding uracil-DNA glycosylase family protein: MSNEILTSRLSQLSRLSDAIAGCRLCRDRPAKGPEHRLVHEPRPVAILSARARILIAGQAPGLRVHESGLPFNDASGDRLREWLGVSRETFYDTDNFAILPMGFCFPGYDAKGHDLPPRLECAPLWRKAALEAMPQIDTVLAIGAYAQRYHLQNRAAKSMTDTVRAWREHFFVNEGLRILPLPHPSWRNSGWLNRNPWFAAQLLPVLRAHVDSCLR; the protein is encoded by the coding sequence ATGAGTAACGAAATTCTGACCTCCCGCTTGTCGCAGTTGTCGCGCTTGTCCGACGCCATCGCCGGTTGTCGCCTCTGTCGCGACAGGCCGGCCAAAGGGCCAGAGCACAGGCTTGTGCATGAGCCGCGCCCCGTTGCCATCCTTTCGGCGCGCGCCCGCATCCTGATTGCCGGCCAGGCGCCGGGTCTGCGGGTCCATGAAAGCGGACTGCCGTTCAACGATGCCTCCGGCGACCGCCTGCGGGAATGGCTCGGCGTCAGCCGTGAGACCTTCTATGATACCGACAATTTCGCCATACTGCCGATGGGCTTCTGCTTTCCGGGCTATGATGCCAAGGGGCATGATCTTCCGCCGCGCCTGGAATGCGCGCCCCTGTGGCGCAAAGCGGCGCTCGAGGCCATGCCGCAGATCGACACCGTGCTGGCGATCGGCGCCTATGCCCAGCGTTATCATCTCCAGAACCGCGCGGCAAAAAGCATGACCGACACGGTGCGCGCCTGGCGGGAGCATTTCTTTGTTAATGAAGGCCTGCGTATCCTGCCCTTGCCGCATCCGAGCTGGCGCAATAGCGGCTGGCTGAACCGCAATCCCTGGTTTGCCGCGCAATTGCTGCCGGTGCTGCGCGCGCATGTGGACAGCTGTCTCAGATAA
- a CDS encoding CopD family protein, with product MLYFIIKALHVACDFIWIGGMLINAFVIGMVPPAIRTGVIASLRRYDRFVTTGALAGVWLFGLILAFGYVGFSGGWLHLKLLIVIMLSALHGMQSKWLRRMEADPHLDPPGFVAKGMPIVLVSLVVVVLLAIVKPF from the coding sequence ATGCTGTATTTCATCATCAAGGCCCTGCATGTGGCCTGCGATTTCATCTGGATCGGCGGCATGCTGATCAATGCCTTCGTCATCGGCATGGTCCCGCCGGCCATCCGCACCGGCGTCATCGCCTCGCTTCGCCGCTACGACCGCTTCGTCACGACCGGCGCGCTGGCCGGCGTCTGGCTCTTCGGCCTCATCCTTGCCTTCGGCTATGTCGGCTTTTCCGGCGGCTGGCTGCACCTGAAGCTTCTGATCGTCATCATGCTGTCGGCCCTGCATGGTATGCAGAGCAAATGGCTGCGGCGCATGGAAGCCGATCCGCACCTGGACCCGCCGGGTTTCGTGGCCAAGGGCATGCCGATCGTTCTGGTCTCGCTGGTGGTGGTCGTGCTGCTGGCGATCGTCAAGCCGTTCTGA
- a CDS encoding HAMP domain-containing sensor histidine kinase: MSSGVSTSPDKIIVDRSRQHRNSAVSKAVRVTRERLQSTSTGTPAFDRETLSLHIHTLLQGALILPLFVALASAAGLYMTGESRYFSWGLLTLAVHSINLLLARRGERQELTPATTRRLRRLLIGGQIAMGCCWALFALIECRSCGMQGFVFYKGAILLVAIAISAMGHIMLRQATLLSFLPVVVVLAGQAFLSRNALDIGLVGMFATSLVLFHSIADRLHRSNLMLMSYQSEKDDLIAELEVAKSVSDEARRRAEDANLAKSRFLASMSHELRTPLNAILGFSEVMAQEVLGPLPNATYKEYAGDIHRSGQHLLNLINEILDLSRIEAGRYELAEEALSLLEVAEDCIGMVQLRARAKNITIRQQFEPHLPQVWADEKSIRQVILNLLSNAVKFTTQSGDVVVKVGWTAGGGQYVAIKDNGPGIAEEEIPIVLSAFGQGAIAIKSAEQGTGLGLPIVQAILAKHDGQFILKSKLREGTEAIAILPKTRVLQSVEAVADAHASEPRRKSFA; the protein is encoded by the coding sequence ATGAGTAGCGGCGTCAGCACATCACCCGACAAGATCATCGTTGACCGCTCGCGTCAGCACCGCAACAGCGCGGTGTCGAAGGCGGTGCGGGTCACGCGTGAGCGTCTGCAGTCGACGTCGACGGGAACCCCGGCCTTCGACCGCGAAACCCTTTCCCTGCACATTCATACTCTGCTGCAGGGTGCCCTGATCCTGCCGCTCTTCGTCGCACTCGCCTCCGCGGCCGGCCTCTACATGACCGGCGAGAGCCGCTATTTCTCCTGGGGTCTGCTGACGCTTGCGGTGCATTCCATCAACCTGCTTCTGGCCCGCCGCGGCGAGCGGCAGGAATTGACGCCCGCCACCACCCGGCGCCTGCGCCGGCTGCTGATCGGCGGACAGATCGCGATGGGCTGCTGCTGGGCCCTCTTTGCCCTGATCGAATGCCGGTCCTGCGGGATGCAGGGCTTTGTCTTCTACAAGGGCGCCATCCTGCTGGTCGCAATCGCCATCTCGGCGATGGGCCACATCATGTTGCGCCAGGCCACACTCCTGTCCTTCCTGCCGGTGGTCGTGGTGCTCGCCGGACAGGCCTTCCTGTCCCGCAACGCCCTGGATATCGGCCTGGTCGGCATGTTCGCCACGTCGCTGGTCCTGTTTCATTCCATCGCCGACCGGCTGCATCGGTCCAACCTGATGCTGATGTCCTACCAGTCGGAAAAGGACGATCTGATCGCCGAACTCGAAGTGGCGAAATCGGTCTCCGATGAGGCGCGTCGCCGCGCCGAAGACGCCAATCTGGCGAAATCCCGTTTCCTGGCGTCCATGTCGCATGAATTGCGCACGCCGCTGAACGCCATCCTCGGTTTTTCGGAAGTCATGGCGCAAGAGGTGCTGGGCCCCCTCCCCAATGCCACCTACAAGGAATATGCCGGAGACATTCACCGCTCGGGCCAACATCTGCTGAACCTCATCAACGAAATCCTCGACCTGTCGCGCATCGAGGCCGGCCGCTACGAGTTGGCGGAAGAGGCCCTGTCCCTCCTGGAAGTGGCCGAAGATTGCATCGGCATGGTGCAGCTGCGCGCCCGCGCCAAGAACATCACCATCCGCCAGCAGTTCGAGCCGCATCTGCCGCAGGTCTGGGCGGATGAGAAATCCATCCGGCAGGTCATCCTCAACCTCTTGTCCAATGCCGTCAAATTCACCACCCAGAGCGGCGATGTGGTGGTCAAGGTCGGCTGGACCGCCGGCGGCGGGCAATATGTGGCGATCAAGGACAATGGGCCGGGGATCGCCGAGGAAGAGATCCCGATCGTGCTCTCCGCCTTCGGCCAGGGCGCCATCGCCATCAAGAGCGCCGAGCAGGGCACGGGCCTCGGCCTGCCGATCGTGCAGGCCATCCTTGCCAAGCATGATGGCCAGTTCATCCTGAAATCCAAGCTGCGCGAAGGCACAGAAGCCATCGCCATCCTGCCGAAAACACGGGTCCTGCAATCGGTGGAAGCGGTGGCTGATGCGCATGCCAGCGAGCCGCGCCGCAAGAGCTTCGCCTGA
- a CDS encoding usg protein, with protein sequence MTADMEMMLKGYGITTAQILYRMPDHPSLLQTFLWQHYDLAPDFPEMNTFLQFWQEKLDGPLHSVRYVHRKLIAAGEWRALKGEFILH encoded by the coding sequence ATGACAGCCGATATGGAAATGATGCTGAAGGGCTATGGCATCACCACCGCGCAAATCCTCTACCGCATGCCCGACCACCCGTCCCTGCTGCAGACCTTCCTGTGGCAGCATTACGATCTGGCGCCGGATTTCCCTGAGATGAACACTTTCCTGCAATTCTGGCAGGAAAAGCTGGATGGCCCCCTGCATTCGGTCAGATACGTGCATCGCAAGCTGATCGCCGCCGGTGAATGGCGTGCGCTGAAGGGAGAATTCATCCTCCACTGA
- a CDS encoding methyltransferase domain-containing protein, giving the protein MAKIDEEALAEAYNRALAHEKAGEIDAAVAAYIEVLAIDPEDHGGAAVRMAALGRGDTPPKAPDAYVETLFDQHAEDFENILVEQLGYAVPVLVRQRFQALGLGPFKRMLDLGCGTGLTGGTLRDMVDDITGVDISENMVEIAHEKDLYETLYVAEVEDFLEDNDDEAFDLVTATDVLPYLGALEPLFFGAAENMVKNGIFVFSSETLPEPVMAGRSYMVGPHQRFAHSQTYVRERLADTGFELVELTDINVRMQDGQPTPGHLVIARLTGA; this is encoded by the coding sequence ATGGCCAAAATTGACGAAGAAGCGCTGGCAGAGGCTTACAACCGTGCCCTTGCGCATGAGAAGGCCGGCGAGATCGACGCCGCGGTTGCAGCCTATATAGAGGTTCTGGCCATCGATCCGGAAGACCATGGCGGCGCGGCAGTGCGCATGGCGGCGCTCGGTCGCGGCGATACGCCGCCCAAGGCGCCGGATGCCTACGTCGAGACGCTGTTCGACCAGCATGCCGAAGATTTCGAGAACATCCTGGTGGAGCAGCTCGGTTATGCCGTCCCGGTTCTGGTGCGCCAGCGCTTCCAGGCGCTCGGCCTCGGTCCGTTCAAGCGCATGCTCGATCTCGGCTGCGGCACGGGGCTGACCGGCGGCACGCTGCGCGACATGGTGGATGACATCACCGGCGTCGATATCTCGGAAAACATGGTCGAGATCGCGCATGAGAAGGATCTCTACGAGACCCTCTATGTCGCCGAAGTCGAGGATTTTCTCGAGGACAATGACGACGAGGCCTTCGACCTCGTCACGGCAACCGACGTTCTGCCCTATCTGGGGGCGCTGGAACCGCTGTTCTTCGGCGCCGCCGAGAACATGGTGAAGAACGGCATTTTCGTCTTTTCCTCCGAAACGCTGCCGGAGCCGGTCATGGCGGGCCGGTCCTATATGGTCGGGCCGCATCAGCGTTTTGCCCATTCGCAGACCTATGTGCGCGAGCGGCTGGCCGATACGGGCTTCGAGCTTGTGGAGCTGACCGACATCAATGTGCGCATGCAGGATGGCCAGCCGACGCCCGGCCATCTGGTGATTGCGCGGCTGACCGGTGCATGA
- the cobS gene encoding adenosylcobinamide-GDP ribazoletransferase, with protein MTDLARSLGFLSRLPVPARFFVGFDGSMRHTARAFGLAGLVIGALPALLLALLGQAPAGLWLAALLALAAGTLLTGALHEDGLADTADGLLGGRDRQQALAIMKDSRIGAFGTIALILSFGLRAAALSALLSLSGAASAAMALLAAASLSRALMVWHWHSLPPARPDGTAASLGQPDRAARNLALLPALALALLLPLLPGAALGQVLLALIVTIGCAKLFEARVRSGLNGHTGDTIGATQQITETAFLCTLAAMA; from the coding sequence ATGACGGATCTGGCACGGTCGCTGGGCTTCCTGTCGCGCCTGCCCGTGCCGGCCCGCTTCTTTGTGGGGTTTGACGGCAGCATGCGTCACACCGCGCGCGCCTTCGGCCTTGCCGGCCTTGTCATCGGCGCGCTCCCGGCACTTCTCCTTGCCCTTCTCGGGCAGGCGCCGGCCGGCCTCTGGCTTGCCGCACTGCTGGCGCTCGCTGCCGGAACGCTTCTCACCGGCGCCCTGCATGAAGATGGCCTTGCCGATACGGCCGACGGCCTGCTTGGCGGCCGCGACCGGCAGCAGGCGCTGGCGATCATGAAGGACAGCCGGATCGGCGCCTTCGGCACGATCGCCCTGATCCTCTCCTTCGGCCTGCGCGCCGCTGCACTCTCCGCCCTCCTCTCACTGTCCGGTGCTGCGTCTGCCGCCATGGCGCTTCTGGCCGCGGCCAGCCTGTCGCGCGCCCTGATGGTCTGGCATTGGCATAGCCTGCCCCCCGCCCGCCCGGACGGCACGGCGGCCTCGCTTGGCCAGCCCGATCGCGCCGCGCGCAATCTGGCGCTGCTGCCGGCGCTTGCGCTCGCGCTTCTCCTGCCGCTCCTTCCCGGCGCCGCCCTCGGCCAGGTCCTGCTGGCACTGATCGTCACCATCGGCTGCGCGAAGCTTTTCGAAGCCAGGGTCCGCTCCGGACTGAACGGCCATACCGGCGACACGATCGGCGCTACGCAGCAGATCACGGAAACGGCATTTCTCTGCACTCTTGCGGCGATGGCGTGA
- the cobT gene encoding nicotinate-nucleotide--dimethylbenzimidazole phosphoribosyltransferase, translating into MSLSGLPFDDFRTLLRDLPGPDAHALVAARERNAQLTKPAGSLGRLEEIAFWLAAWSGRVPAVNRPLVAIFAGNHGVARHGITPYPPSVTQQMVENFAAGGAAINQICAAYDLGLKIFDLALDYPTGDITVEAALSERDCAATMAFGMEAIAGGTDLLCIGEMGIGNTTVAAAINLALYGGEAEDWVGPGTGSHGEMLSRKIAAVKQAVAFHKDHLSDPLEVLRRLGGREVAAMAGAILACRVEKIPVLIDGYVATAAAAILKAANPAALDHCLIGHVSAEPGHMRAIEQLGKTPLLALGMRLGEGTGAALAAGIVKAAAACHSGMATFAQAGVTTAGEPTPHSH; encoded by the coding sequence ATGAGCCTGAGCGGTCTGCCTTTCGATGATTTCCGCACCCTCCTGCGCGATTTGCCAGGGCCCGATGCGCATGCGCTTGTGGCAGCCCGGGAGCGGAATGCACAGCTGACCAAGCCCGCCGGCTCGCTAGGCCGGCTGGAAGAGATCGCTTTCTGGCTGGCGGCCTGGAGCGGCCGGGTTCCGGCCGTCAACCGGCCACTGGTGGCAATCTTCGCCGGCAATCACGGCGTGGCCCGCCACGGCATCACGCCCTATCCTCCGAGCGTCACCCAGCAGATGGTCGAGAACTTTGCCGCCGGCGGCGCCGCAATCAACCAGATCTGCGCGGCCTATGATCTCGGCCTGAAGATCTTCGATCTGGCGCTGGATTACCCGACTGGCGATATTACCGTGGAAGCGGCGCTGTCGGAGCGCGATTGCGCCGCGACCATGGCCTTCGGCATGGAAGCGATTGCCGGCGGCACCGATCTCCTGTGCATCGGCGAGATGGGGATCGGCAATACGACAGTGGCGGCGGCGATCAATCTGGCGCTTTACGGCGGCGAGGCGGAGGATTGGGTTGGTCCGGGCACCGGCTCGCATGGCGAGATGCTGTCGCGCAAGATTGCCGCGGTCAAGCAGGCGGTGGCCTTCCACAAGGATCACCTTTCGGATCCGCTGGAGGTGCTGCGTCGGCTCGGCGGACGCGAGGTCGCGGCGATGGCGGGCGCCATCCTGGCCTGCCGGGTCGAGAAGATCCCGGTGCTGATCGACGGCTATGTCGCAACGGCGGCGGCCGCCATCCTTAAGGCCGCCAATCCCGCAGCGCTCGATCATTGCCTGATCGGCCATGTCTCGGCCGAGCCCGGCCATATGCGGGCGATCGAGCAATTGGGCAAGACGCCGCTGCTTGCGCTTGGCATGCGGCTGGGCGAGGGCACGGGCGCGGCGCTGGCCGCGGGCATCGTCAAGGCCGCCGCCGCCTGCCATTCCGGCATGGCCACATTCGCGCAGGCGGGTGTCACGACGGCCGGAGAGCCCACGCCGCATTCGCATTGA
- a CDS encoding DinB family protein, translated as MTPQRYFLAQAYNNAWANHRLLNCCRQLSFEELHAARTSFFPSIIHTLNHLLTVDWFYVSALEGEPTGLSAFEPEIPFPQIADLEREQRAVDRRLIDHCRQLDADILALEIGIPRGDREQVERTDRVLLHLFQHQIHHRGQIHSMLSGTRIAPPQLDEFFPADPSEQALRRQDLIDLGLTETQIWS; from the coding sequence ATGACGCCGCAACGCTATTTTCTCGCCCAGGCCTATAACAATGCCTGGGCCAATCACCGCCTTCTCAACTGCTGTCGTCAGCTGTCCTTCGAGGAACTGCACGCGGCCCGCACCAGCTTCTTTCCGTCGATCATCCACACGCTGAACCATCTCCTGACGGTCGACTGGTTCTATGTCAGCGCGCTCGAAGGCGAGCCGACGGGTCTTTCCGCCTTCGAGCCGGAAATCCCCTTCCCGCAGATCGCCGATCTGGAGCGGGAGCAGCGCGCCGTCGATCGCCGTCTGATCGATCACTGTCGTCAGCTGGACGCCGATATCCTGGCCCTTGAGATCGGCATTCCGCGCGGCGATCGCGAGCAGGTGGAGCGCACCGACCGGGTGCTGCTTCACCTTTTCCAGCACCAGATCCACCACCGCGGCCAGATCCACTCCATGCTGTCGGGCACGCGCATAGCCCCGCCGCAGCTGGACGAATTTTTCCCCGCCGACCCGAGCGAACAGGCCCTGCGCCGCCAGGATCTTATCGATCTCGGCCTGACCGAAACCCAGATCTGGAGCTGA
- a CDS encoding NAD(P)-dependent oxidoreductase produces the protein MAKLAFIGLGVMGFPMAGHLKTKGGHEVTVFNRTAAKAQDWVKTYGGQMAATPAEAARDAEFVFTCVGNDDDLRSVTTGEAGVLIGMAKGAILIDNTTASAEVARELDAAAQARGCFFIDAPVSGGQAGAENGVLTVMCGGEEDVFAKARPVMDAYARMVGLMGPVGSGQLTKMINQICIAGLVQGLAEGIHFGKKAGLDIEKVVEVISKGAAGSWQMENRHKTMNQSKYDFGFAVDWMRKDLAIVLEEAKRNGASLPVTALVDQFYADVQTMGGKRWDTSSLLARLER, from the coding sequence ATGGCAAAACTCGCATTCATCGGCCTCGGCGTCATGGGCTTTCCCATGGCCGGCCATCTGAAGACAAAGGGTGGTCACGAGGTCACGGTGTTCAACCGGACGGCCGCAAAGGCGCAAGACTGGGTGAAGACTTACGGCGGCCAGATGGCGGCCACTCCGGCAGAGGCCGCGCGCGATGCCGAGTTCGTCTTCACCTGCGTCGGCAATGACGACGATCTGCGCTCGGTGACGACCGGCGAGGCCGGCGTTCTCATCGGCATGGCCAAGGGCGCCATCCTGATCGACAATACGACGGCATCGGCCGAAGTCGCCCGCGAACTCGACGCGGCGGCGCAGGCGCGCGGCTGCTTCTTCATCGATGCGCCTGTCTCCGGCGGCCAGGCGGGTGCGGAAAACGGCGTCCTGACCGTGATGTGCGGCGGTGAGGAGGACGTCTTCGCCAAGGCCCGGCCCGTGATGGATGCCTATGCCCGGATGGTCGGCCTGATGGGACCGGTCGGCTCGGGCCAGTTGACCAAGATGATCAACCAGATCTGCATTGCCGGCCTGGTCCAGGGCCTGGCCGAAGGCATTCACTTCGGCAAGAAGGCCGGACTGGATATCGAGAAGGTGGTGGAGGTGATCTCCAAGGGCGCCGCCGGGTCCTGGCAGATGGAGAACCGCCACAAGACCATGAACCAGTCGAAATATGATTTCGGCTTTGCCGTCGACTGGATGCGCAAGGATCTGGCCATCGTCCTCGAAGAGGCCAAGCGCAACGGCGCCTCGCTGCCGGTGACCGCACTCGTCGACCAGTTCTATGCCGATGTGCAGACAATGGGCGGCAAGCGCTGGGACACGTCCTCGCTTCTGGCGCGGCTGGAGCGCTGA